The genomic window ACCCTCGAAGACCTGGAGCGCCAGTGCGAGGCCTGGGGCGCCGAACTGGAAATGAGCGTCACCTGCCGCCAGAGCAACTACGAGGGCCAGCTCCTCGAATGGGTGCAGGACGCCGAGGAGCAGGGCTTTACCGGCCTCGTCATCAACCCCGGCGCGCTGACCCACTACAGCTACGCCCTGCGCGACGCGATTGCGGGGCAGCGACTCCCGGTGGTCGAGGTCCACATCAGCAACGTGGACGCCCGCGAGGAGTTCCGGCACCAGTCGGTCACGGCGGCGGTGTGCCGGGGCAAAATCAGCGGCCTGGGCTTCAGCGGCTACCGGCTGGCGATGGAGTATCTGGCAGAAGTGCTCGAGTGAGTGCGGGGTGGCGGCCTTATCCGGCGCTCCCCGGCAGCACCGTGACCGGCACCCTGCTGCAATGGGACGCGGTGGGCGACGCCAAGCACGCCCCGCGCCCGCTGCTCGCCTGGCTGCCGCCGTCTTATACGGATTCCGCTCCATTCCAGCACAGACGGGAAAGCACCGCCTGTGCTTCCATACCGCGAAACCCGTCTTCTTTCCTACTCGCGTCCGCTCGGATTGAATCCGAAACAACTGGATTCAATCGGAATCCGTCCTACAGCGCGGACCCGGAGCGGCGCTATCCGGTGGTCTATTTCCACGACGGCCAGAACGTCTTTGACGCCGCGACCAGCTTCAGCGGCGAGTGGGGCGCTGACGAGGTGCTGACCGACCTGGCGCGGGAAGGGCTGGAAGCCATCGCCATCGGAATTCCCAACGGGGGCGAGCGGCGGTTTCACGAGTACAGCCCGTGCCCGCCGGTGGCTGCCGCCCGCGCCGACGTGCCGCCCGGCAGCGGCGGTGGGGCAGATGCTTACGTCCATTTTCTGACGGAGACAGTCAAGCCGCTGGTGGATGCGACCCTGCGGACCCTTCCCGGCCCGGAGTCAACCTCCGTCATCGGCAGCAGCATGGGCGGGGTGGTCAGTCTGCACGCGCTGCTGACCCGTCCGGACGTGTTCGGCCACGCGGGGCTGATGAGCCCGGCCTTCTGGACTGGCGGCGACTTCGCGCTGCGGCAGTCAGAGGCGGCGCCCCTTCCGGCAGGTCGTGTCTGGCTCGACGTGGGCGGGCGCGAGAGCGACGACCCGGCGCGGGCGGCAGCGTACCGGCAGGACGCGGCGCGGCTGGCCGAGCACTGGCAAGCACGCGGCCTGGGCGAGCGGCTGCACTTCAGGGAAGACCCGCAGGCCATTCACCACGAGTCGGCGTGGCGGGCGCGGTTGCCGGCGGCGCTGCGGTTTCTGCTGACTGGCACGGTCACGGACTGAGCATTCCCTCAGAAATGGGAGACGCGGCATACTCGCGCCATGACCGACACCCCGCAAGGTATCGCTTTTACCCTCGACGGTGTGGACGAACTGACGTTTGCCCGCATCCTGCGCGACGTGATGACCGACCCGGCGTTTCGCAGGCCGCTTCAGATTCAGGCGCAGGAGCCGCGTCCCGGCGTGCCCGCGCGCCTGACGGTGGCCTTCGACCCCGCCGAGCGCGAGCGGGCGGTGCTCGCCATGCAGCGGCTCAAGACCGTGCTGCTGCGTCACGGCGTGCAGGTGGACAGCGTGCGGGTGCCGGGGGAAACGCGCTGACCTAGCCTGGGCGCTGGCTGAGCCGCCGTGAGGCCGTTAAGGGTCCATAAAATCAGCCGCGTCCCAGGGGCGAAGCGCGGCGTCTACGATACTTGGCAAAGATTTGGTAGGGGACGCACGCTGCGGGGCTGGGCGCGGTCTCGATCTTTGAAGGGCATCGCATGGAACAACGTATTCTCCTGATCGAAGACAATCCGGATATCACCCGCGTGGTGCAGTACGAGCTTGAACAGGCAGGGTACCGCGTCATTACGGCGCCAGACGGCATCACCGGCCTGACGAGCGCCCGCGAAAACACCCCTGACCTGGTCATTCTCGACCTCGGTCTGCCGGACTTCGACGGGGCGGAGGTGGCGCGGCGCCTACGCAAG from Deinococcus radiodurans R1 = ATCC 13939 = DSM 20539 includes these protein-coding regions:
- the aroQ gene encoding type II 3-dehydroquinate dehydratase translates to MLLILNGPNLNRLGLREPGVYGSQTLEDLERQCEAWGAELEMSVTCRQSNYEGQLLEWVQDAEEQGFTGLVINPGALTHYSYALRDAIAGQRLPVVEVHISNVDAREEFRHQSVTAAVCRGKISGLGFSGYRLAMEYLAEVLE
- a CDS encoding alpha/beta hydrolase, yielding MSAGWRPYPALPGSTVTGTLLQWDAVGDAKHAPRPLLAWLPPSYTDSAPFQHRRESTACASIPRNPSSFLLASARIESETTGFNRNPSYSADPERRYPVVYFHDGQNVFDAATSFSGEWGADEVLTDLAREGLEAIAIGIPNGGERRFHEYSPCPPVAAARADVPPGSGGGADAYVHFLTETVKPLVDATLRTLPGPESTSVIGSSMGGVVSLHALLTRPDVFGHAGLMSPAFWTGGDFALRQSEAAPLPAGRVWLDVGGRESDDPARAAAYRQDAARLAEHWQARGLGERLHFREDPQAIHHESAWRARLPAALRFLLTGTVTD